A single Oncorhynchus kisutch isolate 150728-3 linkage group LG19, Okis_V2, whole genome shotgun sequence DNA region contains:
- the LOC109864563 gene encoding neuroepithelial cell-transforming gene 1 protein isoform X3, giving the protein MVAYDELGSLVPIKRTLQAIDCQNRGNKDSEEPSNKRVRPLGRVTSLANFISPVRNGAVRRFGQTIQSISFRGDGNGGKTPGVPQKPCSKAAAPTPPKRRNSTLWSETLDVHQKGTFSTKEIKRQEAIFELTRGEQDLIEDLQLARKAYHDPMLKLSIMSEEELSHIFGDLDAYIPLHEDLLAQLATATGPDGTVGQIGQIVVSWLPGLNAYRDYCSNQVAAKALLDQKKQDRRVQDFLQRCLESPFSRKLDLWSFLDIPRSRLFKYPLLLKEILKHTTPEHPDTPHLELAITIIQGVLSDINMKKGESESQYYIDKLEYLDDRQRDPRIDQCKSLLCHGELRNKSGTKLHVFLFTELLVMTRPVTRNEHHCFQVYRQPIPVQDLVLEDLQDGDVKMGGSFRGAFSNSDKAKNIFRVRFHDPSRGQSHTLQVNDVFHKQQWLNCLRSAISVHHPADVTTPTSSPAADAPSKRHSSKISSVIHTEEADENCPLTPAGATSASSSLCGDETPSPTSTSPSSSSPSSRSSSSSSSPLSSPSPKHKTKKDKRSLCALGKRKETMV; this is encoded by the exons AGGAATGGGGCCGTCCGGCGCTTCGGCCAGACCATCCAGTCCATATCCTTCCGGGGCGATGGCAATGGTGGCAAGACGCCGGGCGTGCCCCAGAAGCCATGCAGTAAGGCGGCGGCGCCTACGCCGCCCAAGAGACGCAACAGCACGCTGTGGTCGGAGACCTTAGACGTCCACCAGAAGGGTACCTTCTCCACCAAGGAGATCAAGAGACAGGAG GCCATATTTGAGTTGACTCGCGGAGAACAGGACCTGATTGAGGACCTCCAGCTCGCACGCAAG GCGTACCACGACCCCATGCTGAAGCTGAGTATCATGTCGGAGGAGGAGCTGAGCCATATCTTCGGGGACCTGGATGCCTACATCCCCCTCCACGAGGATCTGCTGGCTCAGCTGGCCACAGCCACCGGCCCCGACGGCACCGTGGGACAGATAGGACAAATCGTCGTCAGCTGG ttgcCAGGGCTGAATGCATACCGAGACTACTGCAGTAACCAGGTGGCGGCCAAGGCCCTGTTGGACCAGAAGAAACAGGACCGGAGGGTGCAGGACTTCCTGCAGCGCTGCCTGGAGTCTCCCTTCAGCAGGAAGCTGGACCTGTGGAGCTTCCTTGACATCCCCCGCTCCCGCCTGTTCAAATACCCCCTCCTGCTCAAAGAGATCCTCAAACACACGACGCCCGAGCACCCTGACACGCCCCACCTGGAGCTAGCG ATCACCATCATCCAGGGTGTGTTGTCTGACATCAACATGAAGAAGGGTGAGTCAGAGAGCCAGTACTACATAGACAAGCTGGAGTATCTGGACGACAGGCAAAGAGACCCGCGCATCGACCAGTGCAAGAGTCTGTTGTGTCACGGCGAGCTACGCAACAAGAGCGGAACA AAGCTGCATGTGTTCCTGTTCACAGAGCTGTTGGTGATGACCCGGCCTGTGACGCGGAACGAGCACCACTGTTTCCAGGTGTACCGGCAGCCAATCCCGGTGCAGGACCTGGTGCTGGAGGACCTGCAGGATGGAGACGTCAAAATGGGTGGCTCCTTCAGAGGAGCATTCAGTAACTCAGACAAAG CCAAGAACATCTTCCGTGTGCGTTTCCATGACCCGTCTCGGGGCCAGTCCCACACGCTGCAGGTCAACGACGTCTTCCACAAGCAGCAGTGGCTCAACTGCCTGCGCAGCGCCATCTCCGTCCACCACCCCGCCGATGTCACCACGCCCACTTCCTCCCCGGCAGCCGACGCCCCCTCCAAGCGGCACTCCTCCAAAATCTCCTCCGTCATCCACACGGAGGAGGCCGACGAGAACTGCCCTTTGACGCCCGCAGGTGCTACATCCGCCTCCAGTTCTCTATGCGGGGACGAGACCCCCAGTCCCACCTCAACGTCTCCCTCCTCATCGTCTCCCTCCTCccgctcctcatcctcctcttcatcaccactatcctcccCGTCGCCCAAACACAAAACCAAAAAGGACAAGCGCTCCCTCTGTGCTTTAGGGAAGAGGAAGGAGACCATGGTGTAA